In Runella sp. SP2, the genomic window TGTTGACTTTGGGTAAACAACCGAAGTTTTTCCGTCGCTTTTTGTTTTCGACTCCGAAAGCCTTCGTCGTGGGCGGAGCCAATGTTGGTAAAAATACCGATGGTTGGGCGGATGATTTCTTGCAAAGCCTTCATCTCGTGCGACTGCGAAATACCCGCCTCAAAAATCCCAAGCGTATGATTTTCATTGAGTTGCCACACCGAAAGCGGAACCCCAATTTGTGAATTGTAGCTTTTGGGACTTTTGGCAATCCGAAAATCGTTGCTCATCAACTGGCTCAACCATTCTTTGACAATGGTCTTTCCGTTACTTCCCGTAATGCCAACCACTGGAATCTCAAACTGGGTGCGGTGGCGTTTGGCGAGCTCTTGGAGGGCTTTGATGCTATTGTCAACTTCCCAGATTTGGGCATCTTCAAAACTTTCTAATTGGTCGGTAAGGGCGTTGGTGAGGGCTTTTTGCTCGACCACAAATTGCCGTACGCCTTTTTGGTACAAATCACCGAGGTAGTGATGACCATCGTGGTGCTGCCCTTTGATGGCAAAAAAGAGCGTCTGATTCGGAAACACCAATTGACGGCTATCAGTCAGCAAATAGGTTGCTGAGGTTTCAATGGGGGTATGTAAGAACGTGGTGGTTGTCATTTTCAATAAAAAAAGTAATGTGCCAAAATTAACGTTTCTCTGAATCACCTTTTTGATTATCTTTCGAATAAATTACACTTTACCCAATGTCGCCCGAAAATTATCTATCTAGCAAGGATGCTACTTTGGCGTCTATTATTGAAGCTACCTCTACTTTTAAGAAAACGGATTGGAACAAAGATTTGTACTTGGCACTCTTGGAAAGTATTGTTTCTCAGCAGATTTCGGTCAAAGCTGCGGATTCGATTTTTGCCCGTTTTAGGGCTTTATTTCCAGAGCAATATCCACATCCTGAGCTGCTTTTAGCCCAAACCGACGAAGAACTACGAAGTGCAGGACTGTCGTTTCAAAAAATCAATTATCTCCGTAATGTGGCTACGTTTTCGCTCGAAAAAGGCATGGATTATGCGCATTTGGACACGCTGACGGACGACGAAATCGTTGATTATTTAATTCCTATCAAAGGCGTTGGGCGCTGGACGGTAGAGATGCTGTTGATGTTTGTGATGAATCGTCCTGATGTTTTTCCCGTGGATGATTTGGTGATACGTCAAAAAATGGTGAAAGCGTATCAACTGACCGAAACAGGACGACCTTTGTACAAACAATTGCACGAAATTGCCGAGCAGTGGCGCCCGCACCGCACCATGGCTTGCCGCTATTTGTGGCGCTGGCAGCCAAACGCGAAATAGTTTGGTCTGTTTTTTGAGGGAAAATTAATTAAAGAAAAACTCATCGAAACTATGGAGGTGAAAATCTTGACCAGTAGTCAATATTTCAAGCTTTTGATGTTGATTTATGGAGTCATGTTGTTAGGACAGGTGGGAACGGGAATTGTCTTCTTTTTTTTAAGGAGCACCCAAGAAGAAGTGATGCAAAACAACGCTGAATTGGGTGAAATCTTTCAATATTTGATACCAATTTTGATTTTAATGCCTTTTTTTGGGTGGTATTTGTCAAAAAGTACATTGAAAAAGTTGAAAGAAAATGACCCACTTTCCGATAAACTTCGCACGTATCAAAGTACCATTTTGGTAAAATATGCCTTTTTTGAAGGAGCTTCTTTGTTTTCGCTGATTGCTTATTTTTTGACGGGCAAAAACATGTATTTGGGCATAGCTGGCGGGTTGGTGTTGTTTTTTTTGAGTCAAATTCCAACGCCCAAACGACTGTCTGCTGAGGTTCCCTTATCGCTCATCGACGAATCAAAATTGAACGACCCAGACGCCGAAGTGGCCGAAGTGCCACTGAAGGATTGAGGATTTGTTTGTACTTTTGCCCGCTATGACGCGTCGAATAACATCATCTACACCCCAAAAACGCCCCCTTCCGCCCGTTGGGTGGGCCATCTTGGTGGGGCTTCTTGTGCTGATTGGCGGAGGAATTTGGTATTATAACCGCCTGAATATCAATCAATGGAGACATGTGTCGAAATTAGGGATTCGTTTGCCGATGAAATTTCAAATCCACGGTATCGACATCTCAAAACACAACGGCCGCATCAATTGGAACGATCTTCGTGCGATGCGGTTTGAAGACATTCGCCTGCAATTTGTCTATATAAAAGCCACCGAGGGAACGTCATTGATGGACAAAGATTTCAAAACCAGTTGGCAAAAAGCCGATGAAGTGGGCTTGTACCGTGGTGCGTATCATTTTTACATTCCCTGGAAAGCACCAGAGCCGCAGTTTGAAAATTTCAAAAAAATGGTAAAACTAAAGCGAGGCGATTTGCCTCCTGTGCTTGATTTTGAAATTGGAACCAATGTCTATACCCGCGAACAAGTCGTTGCCAACGTGGCTACGTGGCTTCGGTTGGCCGAAAACTACTACGGTGTTCGCCCCATCATTTATACCAACGCCGACTTCTATCGCCGCTATATCAAAGGAAATTTGGACAATTATCCCCTTTGGATTGCCGATTATTCGGGTTGGACCCTCGACCGTTACGACGATGCCCGCATTCATTTTTGGCAACATTCAAAAAGTGGCTACGTCAATGGCATTCGCGGTACGGTTGACTACAATGTTTTTCTAGGGGAAGTCGAGGACCTAAAGCAGCTTTGCGTTAAGTGAAATATTTAGGAAATAAAGTTTTCAAGGTATTTATAGCCACTTCCCGTATTCAACAAAAGTATGTTTTCTGAACGTTGAATTTGCTGGGCTGCCGTCAATTGTTGAAGGGCAACAAAAAGCGCGGCTCCTTCGGGGGCAATGAGTAAACCTTCAGTTCGAGCGATTTCTTTCACGGCAGCGACCATGTCAGCGTCTGAAACGGCGACAGGGCAACCACCAGATTCTCGCATTACTTCCAGCATCAACGTTTCGGCAAAGGGCTGAGGCACTGCCAAGCCGTTGGCCAACGAAGCTTTGCCTTGATACTGAGTGGCATTGGGCTGCGCATTTTCCCACGTTTTAACGACGGGGCAGCAGTTTTCGGCTTGAACGGCGTACATACGCGGAAGTTTGGCGTCTTTCGCAATCCAGCCCAGGGCTTTAAGCTCAAAAAAAGCCTTCCAAATGCCAATCAGGCCAGTTCCACCGCCTGCAGGATATAAAATAACGTCAGGTAATTGCCAGTTTAACTGTTCCGCAATTTCGTACCCCATCGTTTTTTTCCCTTCCAACCGATACGGTTCTTTCATGGTCGATACATCAAAATAACCGTTTTGAGTTTTCATTTCGGCTACTTTTTTACCGCAATCGTTGATGAGGCCATCGACCAAAACAAGTTCAGCTCCGTACAATTCACATTCGTCTTTAAACACCTGAGGCGTGTGGCGTGGCATGACTACGGTTGCTTTGATACCCGCACGGGCGCAATAGGCTGCCATAGCGCCCCCTGCGTTTCCTGCGGTGGGAATGATGCACGATTCGACGCCAAATTCTTTGGCTTTTGAAATGGCCATGCTCAAGCCCCTTGCCTTAAACGACCCCGTTGGATTATTGGATTCGTCTTTGAGAATCAATTGTTTATACCCGTACTGACTTGCCCATTTCTGTAATGGCAATATGGGCGTTCCACCTTCGCCGAGTGTTACGATATTTTGGTCATCAAAAACGGGAAGCATTTCACGATAACGCCAAAGCGTATTGGGGCGAGTTGCCAACAAGGAAGGAGACAAAGGCGCCGAATAGTCGTAAGTAGCCCACAAAGGTTTTTGACAACAGGGCGAAAAGGTAGCAATAGTAGAGGCAGAATAGACTTTCTGACAATGGCTACATTGCAACGCAGCAACCCGACTTACGGAGGTGTGGGAGAGGAGCATGGTGGTTGTTTTTTTGCAAAACTAATGTGCTAAACCTCGCTCTGGAAAGTCAGATTTTTGATGGGGTATTCTAAAAGTTGATACCCTGCTGGCAATGTTTGATGAACAGTCGTGTGAGTTTGTGGTTTTCATCCCCTTGGCGTTGGACGATGTAAAAATCACGGTGAATGTTCAAGCCTGGAATTTCAATTTTGGTTAACTCCCCGTTTACAAGTTGTTTTTGGACAGATAATTGAGGAAGGAAGGCCAACGAGCCATTTTCTAAAATGAAATTTTTAAGCGCTTCCGTTCCGCCGATGATCGCTTGAATGGGCAATTGGGGAAGTGCAATCCCTTTGTTTTTTAAGGCATCAACCACAACAGCGAGCGTTCCTGAGCCTTTTTCGCGAACCGCAATGGGCGTATGAAGGAGTTGTTCCAACGACAGGGTGGTTGTTTTTGCTAATGGGCTATTGGAGGCACAAACGGCCACTACCTCATCGCGAAGCCAGAATTGGTAAGAAACCGAACTAAGTTTGTGGGTTCCTTCCACAATGCCCACATCGACTTCGTGGTTGAGAAGGGCTTTTAAAATATTGTCCGAGTTTCGATTGATAAGTTGTAACTGAATATTGGGAAATGCTTGGCGGAAAGAAGAAAAAATACGCGGCATTAGATAAAGCGCGACGGTCGTGCTCGCACCAACGACGAGCGCACCTTTGGCGTCCGATTGGTTACGTAGAGTCGAAATTTCAAACTGTAACTCTTGGTTTAACTGATGAGCCTTGGTCAGAAAATCAACTAAAATATGGCCTTCTTCGGTCAGACTAATGCCGTTGGTTTTACGTTCAAACAATGCAACCCCATAGACACCTTCCAAGTTTTTAATGTGTTTGCTCACCGAAGGCTGCGATAAGTACAGCTTTTCGGCGGCTTTAGAAAAGTTGAGCTGTTTGGCCACTTCCAAAAATACAAGGTGAGCAAAGTCAATCATGGCATTTGAAGATTCAATGCCAAAGAAACGCAAAAAATGGACTAAGTTGTTACAAATAAATTTCTAAGTCGGCTTGTTTTTATGGATGGCAGCCAGCTACTTTGTTTTTTGAAAATAGATACACAACTGGAATTTTCTCATGCTCAAAGCCCGCAATATCGTTCGTAATTATGGTAATCTGCCTGTATTAAAAGGAATTGACCTCGATATTCATCAAGGCGAACTGGTGACGATAGTAGGCGCTTCGGGGGCGGGAAAAAGCACGCTTCTTCAAATTGTAGGAACCCTCGACCGACCCGATGGCGGGCAAGTTTGGATGGACGACACCGACGTTTTTGCGTTGAAAGAGAAAGAGTTAGCGGCCTTCCGAAACCAAAAAATTGGCTTTATTTTCCAGTTTCATAACCTCTTTCCCGAATTTACGGCCCTCGAAAACGTGTGTATGCCTGCCTTCATTGGGGGGAAATCGCCCGAAGCTACCATTAAAAACCGTGGTGCTGAATTGTTAGAAATGTTGGGGCTCAAAGATCGTATGCAGCATTTACCTTCGCAAATGTCAGGAGGAGAGCAGCAGCGGGTAGCCGTGGCGCGGGCGCTTATTAATAACCCTGCCATTGTGTTTGCCGACGAGCCAAGTGGAAATTTAGACTCAAAAAATGCTGAAGATTTGCACCAACTCTTTTTTAAACTTCGTACCGAATTGCGCCAAACGTTTGTGATTGTAACCCACAACGAACACCTCGCTGACTTGGCCGACCGCAAGCTGGAAATGGTCGATGGTCTTCTCCGTTTATAGCTTTTTGGGTTAAAAATGAACTATTAGGCTTCCCCGCTTAGCTGAAGCATGGCTTTGCGGATGGCTTCATTTTTGCGTTTGCGTTGCAGTACAGTGGGAGCTGCCATCCGTTCTTTGCAGTCAAACGAAGGACAACGCTCGCAGGTTTCGTTGACTTCACGTTTGGGAATGTCAGCATTGTTCAAAAACTTAATCTTTGCCCGTACATTATTGTCCAAACGAATACCCATCGAAACACTCACGTTGAGGTTGGGGGTTGGAGACATCGGCTTGGCAAAAGCCACCACAAAGTATTCGTCTTGGGTGTCCATGTAATGCGAAATCTGCATTCGGCACAACGTATGATGATATTGCCCTTTAGATTGTAAATCAGCGAGTTCCTGCAAAATCGTCAACGCTACCCAACGGCGGCAGTAGTGTTCGTCGCGTACGGTATGGGGGTTGTGTTTGCGCGCGATGTGCATTTCTTTGGTGAGGTCAAAGCGATTTTGACCCGCAAAATTATTGAAACGCAAAAAGAACAATTGGCTGATACCAAAGTACTTAGGAAGGATATTGCTCAGCCGATAGCAGAAAGACTCGGGGGTACTGTGGAAGTAGTCAATGAGTTGTACGAGTGCTTCGCCGTCAAACTGGGGTTGGTCAAAAAAGTGACTTAGTTTTTGAGCCAGAACTTTCCCTTTGATAATGATGGCACTCGCAAAATACGATGCTTTATAGTTATTCAGAAGTTGCTCAAACGACTCGGCTTCCACTAAGTGCGTGGTATTGAGGCGGTTCTTGAGCTTCATGTATTGGTAGCCTAATTCCCGACCGTAAATAAAAGCACGCTGGTTGGCGTCGAGTTGGGGACTGACCAGTAAGCGCAATTTGTCTCCTCGTGGAACGAGCATTGACCGAATACCGATGAGTTCGGGGTATTTTTTTTCGTCGATAAACTGAATTTCGTAGGGGTAGTTTTTAACCAACAAATCTGCCAAGTATTTGTCGTTCAAAATCAACTCTTCGGGGACTTGGTAGTGGGCTAAAAACTGCTCGGCTTCTTGTTCCAAATCCTCAAAATAGTTGTCATACATCTCTTGGTACGTACGCAAAGCCGAGAAATAAAACTGCTCCACCGACATGTTGTAATTGCGGGCAATTTCAATCAGGGTTCCGATAAAAGCACTGAGCTTCGTGGGAGCGTCGGAGAGCATTTCGAGCAAGTCGGCGGGGTCGATGCCAAACAAATCTAAGGGAAGTTCGGTGAGGATATTCGACTGAAGAAGCTCCGAAATAGGTTCTAATTTTTTACTGAGTTTAATCGAAACCAATGAATCATACTCAACTTCGAGGGCGCGGGCAAGGGCAATTATTTTATCGGATTTAGGGTATTTTTTCCCTTTTTCAATTTCGTTGATGTAAGAAATAGAAAGCCCCGTACGCTGCGACAAGTCGCTGAGAGACAGTGATTTGTCGAGGCGAAGTTGTTTTAGTTTTAGTCCAAAAACGAGGCGAATATTATCTTGATTCAGTGGCACTTGATGAGCGGATGAGTAAAACATGAGGAACTCGAAAACCTGGGCTTCGTCTTCCTGTTGATTGATTTGGGTAAATTTAGCACTTTTTCTTTAATCGCCATAGCCGCCGCCCCCTGGGGTTTCGATGCAAAGTGTATCGCCCGTATCGACTTCGATGCTGCAAATCCCCGCCAATACTTCTTGCGTTCCGTCGGTACGAGTCAGGGTTTGTTGGCCTACTTTGCCATTTTGTCCTCCTGCCAATCCGTAAGGGGTGACAACGCGGTGTTGGGTGATGAGCGTTACGCGCAACGGCGCCAAAAAAGCAACTTCTCGGACAATTCCATCGCCGCCTTTCCAACGCCCTTCCCCGCCTGAATGTGCCCGAATTGCGAAGTTTTTGAGACGAACAGGGTAGCGTCGTTCGAGTTCTTCGGGGTCGGTGATGCGGGTATTGGTCATGTGTTGGTGAACGGCAGAACGCCCGTTGGCACCTTGGCTTGCACCCGTACCGCCGCAGATGGTTTCGTAGTAACCAAAGGCACTGTTTCCAAACAAAAAGTTATTCATTGTTCCTTGGCTACATGCCGATAATTCAAAGGCTTTGAGCAGGCTGTCCACCAACCGTTGACTGACTTCGGTATTGCCCCCTACGACGGCAGGGCATTCAGCGGCTTCATCGCTAAAAATGGGATGTAAAAAGCTGTTTTCTGGTAAACGAACTTCCACACCTTGCATTAAACCTTCGTTAAGCGGGATGTTTTTGTTGACCAGCAAACGGAGTACATACAAAATGGCGCTGTAAATGATGGAGACGTTGGCGTTGAGGTTGTTAGGGTGGCAATCTGATGTTCCCGTAAAGTCAAATATGATTCCCCCTGCTGAGTTAGGCTGTATTGAAACTCGAATCGTATGCCCATCGTCGAGCGATTCGGACGCTTCAAATACGCGGTTTTTATAGGGTAAAAAAGCCTGTTGGAGGGCTTCAAAAGCGTTGCTTTTCAGTAATTTCATATACCGATGCACCTTCGTCAAACCGTGTTGTTCGACCAGCTGCTGGAGCGCCAATTCGCCCGAGCGCAGGGAAGCCAAAGCGGCGTTGATGTCGGCAATATTTTCGGTCAAAGCACGGGTAGGGTAGGGAGAATTGGTGAATAATTCGGTAACGGTTTCCCACTGCATTTCACCATTTTTTACCAAATACGTTGGCAATAAGACGACTCCCTCTTCCACCAACGAGGTCGCGTCGGGAGGCATAGAGCCTGGTGTTTTTCCGCCTATTTCGGCGTGGTGAGCGCGGTTGATGACATAGCCGATAAGTTCTCCCGTAGGGGTAAAAACGCCCGACAGAAGGGTAACATCAGGTAAATGAGAGCCGCCGTATTTGGGGTGATTCGTAATGATGACATCGCCTACGCCAATGTTGATTTTTTCCCGAACCAGCCGCGCACAGACGCCCAAACTCCCCAAATGCACAGGAATGTGCGGGGCATTGACCAACAACTCGGCATCGGCATCTAGCAATGCACACGAAAAATCAAGGCGCTCTTTGACGTTGACTGAGAACGCCGTTCGCTGCAATTGAGCGCCCATTTCCTCCGCAATCGCCATAAAACGATTGGTA contains:
- a CDS encoding ABC transporter ATP-binding protein, encoding MLKARNIVRNYGNLPVLKGIDLDIHQGELVTIVGASGAGKSTLLQIVGTLDRPDGGQVWMDDTDVFALKEKELAAFRNQKIGFIFQFHNLFPEFTALENVCMPAFIGGKSPEATIKNRGAELLEMLGLKDRMQHLPSQMSGGEQQRVAVARALINNPAIVFADEPSGNLDSKNAEDLHQLFFKLRTELRQTFVIVTHNEHLADLADRKLEMVDGLLRL
- a CDS encoding LysR family transcriptional regulator; amino-acid sequence: MIDFAHLVFLEVAKQLNFSKAAEKLYLSQPSVSKHIKNLEGVYGVALFERKTNGISLTEEGHILVDFLTKAHQLNQELQFEISTLRNQSDAKGALVVGASTTVALYLMPRIFSSFRQAFPNIQLQLINRNSDNILKALLNHEVDVGIVEGTHKLSSVSYQFWLRDEVVAVCASNSPLAKTTTLSLEQLLHTPIAVREKGSGTLAVVVDALKNKGIALPQLPIQAIIGGTEALKNFILENGSLAFLPQLSVQKQLVNGELTKIEIPGLNIHRDFYIVQRQGDENHKLTRLFIKHCQQGINF
- a CDS encoding threonine synthase — its product is MLLSHTSVSRVAALQCSHCQKVYSASTIATFSPCCQKPLWATYDYSAPLSPSLLATRPNTLWRYREMLPVFDDQNIVTLGEGGTPILPLQKWASQYGYKQLILKDESNNPTGSFKARGLSMAISKAKEFGVESCIIPTAGNAGGAMAAYCARAGIKATVVMPRHTPQVFKDECELYGAELVLVDGLINDCGKKVAEMKTQNGYFDVSTMKEPYRLEGKKTMGYEIAEQLNWQLPDVILYPAGGGTGLIGIWKAFFELKALGWIAKDAKLPRMYAVQAENCCPVVKTWENAQPNATQYQGKASLANGLAVPQPFAETLMLEVMRESGGCPVAVSDADMVAAVKEIARTEGLLIAPEGAALFVALQQLTAAQQIQRSENILLLNTGSGYKYLENFIS
- a CDS encoding helix-turn-helix domain-containing protein, with amino-acid sequence MFYSSAHQVPLNQDNIRLVFGLKLKQLRLDKSLSLSDLSQRTGLSISYINEIEKGKKYPKSDKIIALARALEVEYDSLVSIKLSKKLEPISELLQSNILTELPLDLFGIDPADLLEMLSDAPTKLSAFIGTLIEIARNYNMSVEQFYFSALRTYQEMYDNYFEDLEQEAEQFLAHYQVPEELILNDKYLADLLVKNYPYEIQFIDEKKYPELIGIRSMLVPRGDKLRLLVSPQLDANQRAFIYGRELGYQYMKLKNRLNTTHLVEAESFEQLLNNYKASYFASAIIIKGKVLAQKLSHFFDQPQFDGEALVQLIDYFHSTPESFCYRLSNILPKYFGISQLFFLRFNNFAGQNRFDLTKEMHIARKHNPHTVRDEHYCRRWVALTILQELADLQSKGQYHHTLCRMQISHYMDTQDEYFVVAFAKPMSPTPNLNVSVSMGIRLDNNVRAKIKFLNNADIPKREVNETCERCPSFDCKERMAAPTVLQRKRKNEAIRKAMLQLSGEA
- a CDS encoding glycoside hydrolase family 25 protein; its protein translation is MTRRITSSTPQKRPLPPVGWAILVGLLVLIGGGIWYYNRLNINQWRHVSKLGIRLPMKFQIHGIDISKHNGRINWNDLRAMRFEDIRLQFVYIKATEGTSLMDKDFKTSWQKADEVGLYRGAYHFYIPWKAPEPQFENFKKMVKLKRGDLPPVLDFEIGTNVYTREQVVANVATWLRLAENYYGVRPIIYTNADFYRRYIKGNLDNYPLWIADYSGWTLDRYDDARIHFWQHSKSGYVNGIRGTVDYNVFLGEVEDLKQLCVK
- a CDS encoding DNA-3-methyladenine glycosylase; this translates as MSPENYLSSKDATLASIIEATSTFKKTDWNKDLYLALLESIVSQQISVKAADSIFARFRALFPEQYPHPELLLAQTDEELRSAGLSFQKINYLRNVATFSLEKGMDYAHLDTLTDDEIVDYLIPIKGVGRWTVEMLLMFVMNRPDVFPVDDLVIRQKMVKAYQLTETGRPLYKQLHEIAEQWRPHRTMACRYLWRWQPNAK